The following proteins are encoded in a genomic region of Sorangiineae bacterium MSr12523:
- a CDS encoding condensation domain-containing protein produces the protein MNTQRRLCHTEKGLWKFDQAAPANTCVAARIRGVLAESALREGLSALRARHPYLRAAFGLDGSGEPVFQFERSADIPLRVLDTTPDGWLSEFEDELNDRFPALNAPFARSVWLRHAPDDHTVMLTVHHAASDGFSLGLAMRDLVRATARAASGSPARLEPLRDTRSVEERLPHRLWSRRGIRLLGRFVAEEARLSAKYGAPFKVPRDRPARVEGRRFRCIPRIFDESTTRRLLARAKAENTTVHGALAAAMILGAFREASIARPTRVALGSPINLREALVPPVKESLGYYVSMVPYRAAVDPHASFWQLARSIREQMSLGIARGDAPLMLDLFEGVFRLLRGHSASPSEIAARWDRTVVNSMILSNLGRQDFGLENGPLSVEAVYFCAAMSVLGDFGSVANTFRDRLIWTFIWAEPLIGSTRAHRLMDFTAERLLQALDEAS, from the coding sequence ATGAACACGCAACGCAGACTCTGTCACACGGAAAAAGGGCTCTGGAAATTCGATCAGGCCGCCCCGGCCAATACGTGTGTGGCCGCCCGCATCCGTGGCGTGCTCGCAGAATCGGCCTTGCGCGAGGGGCTGTCCGCTCTTCGTGCGCGCCACCCCTACCTTCGTGCGGCGTTTGGCTTGGACGGCTCCGGAGAGCCCGTATTTCAATTCGAGCGCAGCGCGGATATCCCACTACGGGTACTCGATACTACGCCCGATGGCTGGCTTTCCGAGTTCGAAGACGAGCTCAATGATCGATTCCCGGCGCTAAATGCCCCCTTCGCACGCAGTGTATGGCTGCGCCATGCTCCCGACGACCACACCGTGATGCTGACGGTGCATCACGCCGCGAGCGACGGATTCAGCCTCGGTCTTGCCATGCGCGATCTCGTGCGCGCCACCGCGCGCGCAGCCTCGGGTTCCCCGGCCCGCCTCGAGCCCCTTCGCGATACCCGCTCCGTCGAGGAGCGTTTACCCCATCGGCTGTGGAGCCGGCGAGGTATTCGCCTCTTGGGTCGTTTCGTCGCCGAAGAAGCGCGGCTTTCTGCGAAGTACGGGGCGCCGTTCAAAGTACCACGTGATCGCCCCGCGCGCGTCGAAGGCCGTCGATTCCGCTGCATCCCCCGCATCTTCGACGAAAGCACGACACGACGTCTTCTCGCCCGCGCCAAAGCCGAGAACACCACGGTTCATGGCGCGCTCGCGGCCGCGATGATTCTCGGCGCATTCCGCGAGGCCAGCATCGCGCGTCCCACGCGCGTTGCACTCGGGAGCCCCATCAACCTGCGCGAGGCCCTCGTTCCACCGGTGAAAGAGAGCCTTGGGTATTACGTCTCCATGGTTCCCTACCGCGCGGCGGTCGACCCTCACGCATCCTTTTGGCAACTCGCGCGATCCATTCGAGAGCAGATGTCGCTCGGCATCGCCCGCGGTGATGCGCCGCTGATGCTGGATCTCTTCGAAGGGGTGTTTCGCCTGCTCCGCGGACACTCGGCAAGCCCGTCCGAAATTGCGGCACGCTGGGATCGAACGGTGGTCAATTCGATGATCCTGAGCAATCTCGGGCGTCAGGACTTCGGTTTGGAAAATGGCCCGCTCTCCGTCGAGGCCGTGTACTTCTGCGCCGCCATGTCGGTTCTCGGCGACTTCGGCTCGGTCGCCAATACGTTTCGCGACAGGCTCATTTGGACATTCATTTGGGCCGAGCCTCTCATTGGGTCCACCCGGGCCCATCGCTTGATGGACTTCACCGCCGAACGCCTGCTGCAGGCGCTCGACGAAGCCTCCTAA
- a CDS encoding methyltransferase domain-containing protein → MRVGLIPQSFLERISLSSNVGPTPILLAVWGLGACRTMMAGVRLGIFDALSRDKGGDRSAEELARQLGYDPAGTETLLDALVGFGHLSRRDGRYQNGKVAEKWFTANSKSSLHNMVLFLYHVWDFMNSLEEAVRGGKSHVRDLHDPERPPEFWEHYLRGLAEFARLQGWEMVRRVPLPKNAKSLLDVGGGHGMFSVAFCRYHEGLAADVLDFPPAAAVGRSVVAEERMDHRVRFIEGDLRHTDFGQDRDAILLFILVHHFSPEEVQRILARAFAALRPGGTIAIFEPEHRGGSDDVTQSGGMMELMFFLTSRARAYREETLRGWLEKAKFDRIRTTRLLTAPMTVLLTARRPEHA, encoded by the coding sequence ATGCGCGTTGGTCTCATTCCTCAAAGCTTTCTCGAACGGATATCCCTCTCTTCGAACGTCGGGCCCACGCCGATTTTGCTTGCGGTGTGGGGCCTCGGGGCCTGCCGCACCATGATGGCCGGAGTTCGGCTGGGCATTTTCGATGCACTTTCTCGCGACAAGGGCGGGGACCGGTCGGCGGAAGAACTCGCGCGCCAGCTCGGGTACGATCCCGCCGGGACCGAAACGTTGCTCGATGCACTGGTAGGCTTCGGGCATCTGTCCCGCCGCGACGGCCGCTACCAAAACGGCAAGGTCGCGGAAAAATGGTTCACCGCAAACTCGAAATCGAGTTTGCACAACATGGTTCTTTTTCTTTACCACGTCTGGGATTTCATGAATTCCCTCGAGGAAGCCGTCCGTGGCGGGAAATCCCACGTTCGGGACTTGCACGATCCGGAGCGGCCCCCCGAATTTTGGGAGCATTATCTGCGCGGCCTCGCCGAGTTCGCCCGGCTTCAGGGCTGGGAGATGGTGCGGCGCGTTCCTTTGCCGAAGAACGCGAAAAGCTTGCTCGACGTCGGCGGCGGCCACGGAATGTTCAGCGTCGCCTTCTGCCGCTACCACGAGGGCCTCGCGGCCGACGTACTCGACTTCCCACCGGCGGCTGCAGTCGGCCGGAGCGTGGTCGCCGAGGAACGAATGGACCACCGCGTTCGATTCATCGAGGGCGATCTGCGGCATACGGATTTCGGGCAAGATCGTGATGCGATTCTATTGTTCATTCTGGTTCATCACTTTTCACCCGAGGAGGTGCAGCGCATTCTGGCGCGCGCCTTCGCCGCGCTCCGCCCCGGAGGCACCATTGCCATCTTCGAGCCCGAGCACCGCGGCGGAAGCGACGACGTGACGCAATCGGGCGGAATGATGGAGCTGATGTTCTTCCTCACCAGCCGCGCGCGCGCCTACCGCGAGGAGACACTGCGCGGATGGCTCGAAAAGGCGAAATTCGACCGAATTCGCACCACCCGGCTGCTCACCGCCCCGATGACCGTGCTGCTCACCGCGCGCCGCCCCGAGCACGCATGA
- a CDS encoding AraC family transcriptional regulator: MVSRKRPRARGPAMVSFFIPRVLAHVREAGGKSDALERAFRLPTSLPIGELFSAPLDLTRDVADAAQNVMDDPHLGLHLGTKQKRGGYGVLEFAARSAPTVGEAIQRLARYQRLINNLAFFDAEIKDDELVISHRILGDPRGTGVHGHEFTMAVMMKMIRDVTSIPVAPKLARFAHARSTGTLEVKEFFGTDRVEFDRGINTLVFPAEMADMPIVTADADLLELLDGLAQRHLQAMPLSETDGQRSDGDCVASVRNYIVEALKRRAPPSIEDAAEAHHMSVRTLQRRLDDAGTVFNKLVDDARRELSLFYLQEPRLRISDVAARLGYAEVGPFVRAFRRWTGHTPGEYRKRG, from the coding sequence ATGGTGTCGAGAAAGCGTCCTCGTGCCCGCGGACCGGCGATGGTCTCGTTCTTCATTCCCAGGGTGCTCGCGCACGTGCGCGAGGCGGGAGGGAAGTCGGACGCGTTGGAACGGGCCTTTCGTCTTCCGACCAGTTTGCCCATTGGCGAGCTGTTTTCGGCCCCGCTCGACCTGACGCGGGACGTGGCCGATGCCGCCCAAAACGTGATGGACGATCCGCACCTCGGACTTCACTTGGGCACGAAGCAAAAACGAGGAGGCTACGGCGTATTGGAATTTGCCGCTCGCAGCGCTCCCACGGTGGGCGAGGCCATCCAGCGGCTGGCGAGGTACCAACGATTGATCAACAACCTCGCCTTCTTCGATGCGGAAATCAAAGACGACGAACTGGTCATCTCGCATCGCATCTTGGGCGATCCTCGCGGCACCGGTGTTCACGGCCACGAGTTCACCATGGCCGTCATGATGAAAATGATCCGCGACGTCACGTCGATACCCGTCGCCCCGAAGCTTGCGAGGTTCGCGCACGCGCGGTCGACCGGCACCCTCGAGGTGAAGGAATTTTTCGGCACCGATCGCGTGGAGTTCGACCGAGGGATCAACACGCTCGTCTTTCCGGCCGAGATGGCCGATATGCCCATCGTGACGGCGGACGCCGACCTCTTGGAGCTTTTGGACGGACTGGCGCAACGCCATTTGCAGGCCATGCCTTTGTCCGAAACCGATGGACAACGAAGCGACGGTGATTGTGTGGCGTCGGTTCGGAATTACATCGTCGAAGCGTTGAAGAGAAGAGCGCCGCCGTCGATCGAGGATGCGGCGGAGGCTCATCACATGAGCGTGCGCACGCTCCAGCGACGGCTCGACGACGCGGGAACCGTTTTCAACAAATTGGTCGACGACGCGCGGCGCGAGCTCTCGCTCTTCTACCTGCAGGAGCCTCGATTGCGCATCAGCGATGTGGCCGCGCGCCTCGGGTACGCCGAGGTAGGGCCATTCGTCCGCGCTTTTCGGCGGTGGACGGGGCATACCCCGGGGGAGTATCGCAAGCGCGGCTGA
- a CDS encoding fatty acid desaturase: protein MHDSRSFDLSTIDLDGFLGELTELRREIDASIGEEDLRHLRKVERWGRACTALGLLTAGIAPNPLSPALLGLGRAARWLLMHHVAHRGYDKVPGVPARFTSKVFARGRRRFLDWADWMTPEAWVYTHNVRHHSFTGEARDPDMVDVGVAMLRPLPRPLRYALLGIMATNWRPTSYTPQSVRTWLSRRESRESHAEKPVFPPVNPKGHFRELWLRCYLPCATFQFGLLPLAYLPLGPWAVFSAFCNSLMAEVFYNLHTFVVVAPNHAGDDLYCFDDRPASRAEHAVRQIVSSTNYATRGDLHAFFHLWLNYQIEHHLWPDIPMRQYGLVQPKVRALCAKYGIPYAQQSVFSRLRKMIAVIVGNAEMPRGVIRKHATG from the coding sequence ATGCACGATTCCCGCTCCTTCGACTTGTCCACCATCGATCTGGATGGCTTCCTTGGCGAGCTCACCGAATTACGCCGTGAAATCGATGCTTCGATTGGCGAGGAGGATCTGCGCCACCTCCGAAAGGTGGAACGGTGGGGGCGCGCGTGCACGGCACTCGGCCTGCTCACCGCGGGAATCGCGCCGAATCCGCTGAGCCCTGCGCTGCTCGGCCTGGGCCGCGCGGCGCGTTGGTTGCTCATGCACCATGTGGCTCACCGCGGATACGACAAGGTGCCGGGGGTGCCCGCGCGCTTCACGAGCAAGGTCTTCGCACGGGGCCGGCGCCGATTCCTCGATTGGGCGGATTGGATGACGCCCGAGGCTTGGGTGTACACGCACAACGTTCGCCACCATTCCTTCACCGGCGAGGCGCGCGATCCGGACATGGTCGACGTGGGCGTCGCCATGCTGCGGCCTTTGCCCAGACCGCTGCGTTACGCGCTATTGGGCATCATGGCCACCAACTGGCGGCCCACGAGCTACACGCCGCAAAGCGTTCGCACTTGGCTAAGTCGGCGCGAATCACGCGAATCCCATGCGGAAAAGCCGGTCTTCCCGCCGGTGAATCCCAAAGGACACTTTCGCGAACTTTGGCTTCGATGCTACCTGCCTTGCGCCACGTTCCAGTTTGGGCTGCTTCCCCTCGCCTATCTGCCGCTGGGCCCCTGGGCCGTATTCAGTGCATTCTGCAATTCACTGATGGCGGAGGTGTTCTACAACCTCCACACGTTCGTCGTGGTGGCGCCCAATCACGCAGGTGACGATCTCTACTGCTTCGACGATCGGCCGGCATCCCGTGCGGAACACGCCGTGCGACAGATCGTCTCCTCGACGAATTACGCGACACGCGGCGATTTGCACGCGTTCTTTCATCTCTGGCTCAATTATCAAATCGAGCACCATCTCTGGCCGGACATCCCCATGCGGCAGTACGGGCTCGTCCAGCCCAAGGTTCGCGCGCTCTGCGCAAAATACGGAATTCCGTATGCGCAGCAGAGCGTCTTTTCGCGCCTTCGGAAGATGATCGCGGTCATCGTGGGCAACGCAGAGATGCCGCGCGGCGTGATTCGCAAGCACGCGACGGGGTAG
- a CDS encoding methyltransferase domain-containing protein, whose protein sequence is MTGKFDTSSGTQWLAIPENVNPRVLSTREGYDLWSEIYDNEENPLILLEEPQVQLQLGNVQGLSVADIGCGTGRHAVRLAREGAHVTALDFSAGMMSRAKQKAADCSIDFVMHDLRMPLPIADRSMDRVISCLVIDHFQTAQLPTLFRELGRICKQDGFILISVMHPAMLLRGVQARFVDPKTGIETRPKASTNLLSDYVLAAQIANLPFLILSEHTMDVAIAAKAKRARKYIGWPVLLMMKLAPPPLV, encoded by the coding sequence ATGACTGGAAAGTTCGATACCAGTTCGGGCACGCAATGGCTGGCAATCCCGGAGAACGTGAATCCTCGCGTATTGTCCACGCGGGAAGGGTACGATCTCTGGTCCGAAATCTACGATAACGAAGAAAATCCGCTCATCTTACTCGAAGAGCCGCAAGTTCAATTGCAGCTAGGAAATGTGCAAGGCCTTTCCGTCGCCGACATTGGCTGTGGAACGGGGCGCCATGCGGTCCGACTGGCCCGCGAAGGCGCGCACGTCACCGCGCTGGATTTCTCCGCTGGCATGATGAGCCGCGCCAAGCAAAAAGCGGCCGACTGTTCGATCGACTTCGTCATGCACGATCTGCGGATGCCGCTGCCCATCGCCGATCGGAGCATGGACCGCGTCATCAGTTGCCTGGTGATCGATCATTTTCAGACGGCGCAGTTGCCCACCCTTTTTCGCGAGTTGGGCCGGATATGCAAACAGGATGGCTTCATCCTCATTTCCGTCATGCATCCCGCGATGTTGCTGCGCGGTGTGCAAGCGCGCTTCGTGGATCCGAAAACGGGGATCGAAACACGCCCCAAGGCCAGTACGAACCTGCTGAGCGATTACGTACTCGCAGCTCAAATCGCCAATTTGCCTTTTCTCATTTTGTCGGAGCACACGATGGATGTAGCCATCGCCGCAAAGGCGAAACGCGCTCGAAAGTACATTGGCTGGCCCGTGCTGCTCATGATGAAACTCGCACCACCGCCGCTCGTTTAG
- a CDS encoding DUF3455 domain-containing protein — MMPIRRLRATDSPAALALMLGLLSCRPSAEKAPTVPPAIAVPDGAVVSLKVHAVGVQRYMCKTPPEGNASFAWTLVAPEADLFDAAGKRIGKHYAGPTWEDLAGTKVVAEVKAKTDSPDPNAIPWLLLQAKSHEGTGSLGHAKFIHRIATSGGKAPEGGCDEASVGFEKRIPYNADYYFYDAANGT, encoded by the coding sequence ATGATGCCGATACGACGACTCCGAGCCACCGATTCTCCCGCCGCCCTTGCGCTCATGCTGGGGTTGCTCTCGTGCAGGCCGTCCGCGGAAAAGGCCCCCACCGTGCCCCCGGCCATTGCCGTGCCGGATGGCGCGGTCGTTTCGCTCAAAGTGCATGCGGTGGGCGTGCAGCGGTACATGTGCAAAACGCCCCCGGAGGGAAATGCGAGCTTCGCCTGGACCCTGGTGGCCCCCGAGGCGGATCTCTTCGATGCGGCGGGCAAACGCATCGGCAAGCATTATGCGGGACCGACGTGGGAGGATCTGGCAGGGACCAAAGTCGTGGCCGAGGTAAAAGCCAAAACCGATAGCCCCGATCCGAATGCCATCCCGTGGCTGCTCCTCCAAGCCAAGTCCCACGAGGGCACCGGCAGCCTCGGTCACGCGAAGTTCATTCACCGCATTGCCACCTCGGGCGGAAAAGCCCCCGAGGGCGGCTGCGACGAGGCCTCCGTGGGCTTCGAAAAGCGCATTCCCTACAACGCGGATTACTACTTCTACGACGCCGCTAACGGCACGTGA